A genomic stretch from Cloacibacterium caeni includes:
- the tsaB gene encoding tRNA (adenosine(37)-N6)-threonylcarbamoyltransferase complex dimerization subunit type 1 TsaB: MKILHIETSSKNCSVAISDGEELLCLCEEVSENYKQSESLHTFVEWALEGAEISLKDIEAVSLGKGPGSYTGLRIGAASAKGFCYGLKVPLIAVNSLETMIEPFLGQNYDVIIPLIDARRMEVYCAVFDGNSGEMLTETEAKILDEQSFKELEGKKILFIGDGAKKAQEILQISGADFNENVYPSAKYLIKKAVEKFNRQDFEDVAYFEPFYLKDFHGVKKKS, encoded by the coding sequence ATGAAAATCCTCCATATAGAAACCTCGTCTAAAAACTGTTCAGTTGCTATTTCTGATGGCGAAGAATTATTATGTCTTTGCGAAGAAGTTTCAGAAAACTATAAACAGTCAGAATCGCTACACACTTTTGTAGAATGGGCTTTAGAAGGCGCAGAAATTTCTCTGAAAGATATTGAAGCAGTTTCCCTTGGAAAAGGTCCAGGTTCTTACACCGGACTTAGAATTGGCGCAGCTTCTGCAAAAGGGTTTTGTTATGGCTTGAAAGTTCCTCTCATTGCTGTAAATTCTCTGGAAACGATGATAGAGCCGTTTTTAGGTCAAAACTATGATGTAATCATTCCATTAATCGATGCAAGAAGAATGGAGGTTTATTGCGCTGTTTTTGATGGAAATTCAGGGGAGATGTTGACGGAGACGGAAGCAAAAATCTTAGATGAACAATCTTTCAAAGAATTAGAAGGCAAAAAAATCCTTTTCATAGGAGATGGAGCCAAAAAAGCGCAAGAGATTTTACAAATTTCGGGAGCAGATTTTAATGAAAATGTGTATCCATCTGCGAAATATCTCATCAAAAAAGCGGTGGAGAAATTCAACCGACAAGATTTTGAAGACGTGGCGTATTTCGAGCCGTTTTATTTAAAAGATTTCCACGGGGTAAAGAAGAAATCATAA
- a CDS encoding DUF2326 domain-containing protein: protein MKISKIYSNKNFKNIEFNERFNAIVAFIESDKKEDTHNLGKTSLIRVIDFLLLSSFDKNTDKLLGNDIFIGQEFYGELKLNSGKYLLIKRSINTPTKISFKLNDSKLNNFELDINWDEELTLKKAKARLNEFLNFNILPNWDYRKSITYFLRSQQDYLDVFKLNKFKGKHKDWKPFVFDLLGFNGKLILEKLEIEEEIDLLKGKVKTLKLEAQIDTSEKDRLEGLLEIKKNELFEVRTLIDKFNFFKEDILTNKKLVEEIDVQLQAFNTDRYRISFEINKIESSLSDINDDIDNKTISDLFEEVNLYYPQQLKKEYNDLINFQKSLTIERKKYLLETLTELKKEYLDLNIKIREIENQKGELLSLLTQKDSYKKFKEYQRKTVSLEVEVERIDDKIQAIDNSLIIENDIAEKKESIANYVLALKDALSERKHSNINKIFNSIIKEILDTNALISLKLNNQGNIEFNADYQNKVDLLNTSESQGTTYKKLLCVAFDLSLLVNFSNKSFYKFVYHDGVLEGLDDRIKIRYIKLVKELCEKYDLQYIITLIDSDLPKEMPNIIEKNDICLRLNDKDNKGKLFLNSF, encoded by the coding sequence ATGAAGATTAGTAAAATTTATTCTAATAAAAACTTTAAAAATATTGAATTTAATGAAAGATTCAATGCTATTGTTGCGTTCATAGAAAGTGATAAAAAAGAAGATACCCATAATTTAGGAAAAACATCTTTAATAAGAGTTATTGATTTTTTACTTTTATCAAGTTTTGACAAAAACACGGATAAATTATTAGGTAATGATATTTTTATTGGACAGGAATTTTACGGTGAATTAAAGTTAAATAGCGGAAAATATTTACTAATAAAACGTTCTATAAATACTCCAACTAAAATATCATTTAAGCTAAATGATTCAAAGCTAAATAATTTTGAATTAGATATTAATTGGGACGAAGAACTAACATTAAAAAAAGCTAAGGCAAGACTAAATGAGTTTCTAAACTTTAATATCTTACCAAATTGGGATTACAGAAAATCAATAACTTATTTCTTAAGAAGTCAACAAGATTATTTAGATGTCTTCAAGTTAAATAAATTTAAAGGCAAACATAAAGATTGGAAGCCTTTTGTTTTTGATTTGCTTGGATTTAATGGAAAATTGATCTTAGAGAAATTAGAAATAGAAGAAGAAATCGACCTCTTAAAGGGAAAAGTAAAAACCCTGAAATTAGAGGCACAAATTGATACTTCTGAAAAGGACAGACTTGAAGGTCTTTTGGAAATTAAAAAAAATGAACTTTTTGAAGTTAGAACATTAATAGATAAATTCAATTTTTTTAAAGAAGATATTCTAACAAACAAAAAACTTGTTGAAGAAATAGACGTACAACTTCAAGCATTTAATACTGATAGATATAGAATTTCCTTCGAAATTAATAAAATAGAATCTTCATTATCTGATATCAATGATGATATTGATAATAAAACGATTAGTGATTTGTTTGAAGAAGTGAATTTATATTATCCGCAACAATTAAAAAAAGAATATAATGATTTAATTAATTTTCAAAAATCATTAACTATTGAGCGTAAAAAATATCTTTTGGAAACTCTCACTGAATTGAAAAAGGAATATTTAGATTTGAACATAAAAATTCGAGAAATTGAAAATCAAAAAGGAGAATTATTATCATTATTAACTCAGAAAGATAGTTATAAAAAGTTTAAAGAATATCAGAGAAAAACCGTTTCATTAGAAGTAGAAGTTGAAAGAATTGATGATAAAATTCAAGCAATTGACAACTCTTTAATCATAGAAAATGATATCGCAGAAAAAAAAGAATCAATAGCAAATTATGTTTTAGCATTAAAAGACGCTTTATCTGAAAGAAAACATTCAAATATTAACAAAATTTTCAACTCAATAATTAAAGAGATTTTAGATACCAATGCTTTAATTTCCTTAAAATTAAATAACCAAGGAAATATTGAGTTTAATGCTGATTATCAAAATAAAGTAGATTTGTTAAATACTTCTGAATCTCAAGGTACAACCTACAAAAAACTATTATGTGTTGCTTTTGATTTATCATTACTAGTTAATTTTTCAAATAAATCATTTTATAAATTTGTATATCACGATGGAGTGTTAGAAGGACTTGATGATAGAATAAAAATTAGATATATTAAACTCGTAAAAGAACTTTGTGAAAAATACGATTTACAATATATTATTACATTAATTGATTCTGATTTGCCAAAAGAAATGCCTAATATAATTGAAAAAAATGATATTTGCTTAAGACTAAATGATAAAGATAATAAAGGTAAATTATTTTTAAATAGTTTTTAA
- a CDS encoding ABC-three component system middle component 8 gives MLKPTKHTNIKFSVIYIAGKILSFLTKEGIIKYDDLKEMLIHKIGIKSKNNFDFALTFLFAIGKIQYLKNIDAVKLLSNNDED, from the coding sequence ATGCTAAAGCCAACTAAACATACTAACATTAAATTTTCTGTGATATATATTGCAGGAAAGATATTGTCGTTTTTAACAAAAGAAGGCATAATTAAGTATGACGATTTAAAAGAAATGTTAATTCATAAAATCGGAATTAAGTCAAAAAACAATTTTGATTTTGCTCTAACTTTCTTATTTGCAATAGGTAAAATTCAATATTTAAAAAATATTGATGCTGTAAAACTACTAAGCAACAACGATGAAGATTAG
- a CDS encoding ABC-three component system protein, giving the protein MIYPLENLTYTEFENLVALICSEILGTGTVVFTDGKDGGRDAEFNGIANKFPSKSKPWSGKVIIQAKHTQRNNASCSESDFQTILKTSVIPAIQKLKERNKIDFYLLFTNRKLSGVQHPKIEDIFDGKTEIENRVIGLETIELWLKQYPTIAKTLNLNKLLLPLSFDENDLKEIINSFSKIDKKKGNLPEIPERDIEKKNQLNNLSKEYFNNVIKKKLIYLDQIREFLMDPINSEYLNKYENTIDDINEEIIVHRDDFDKFDMIFNYLYKFIIDNNPELSNNRNLVRLFLHYMYYNCDIGINE; this is encoded by the coding sequence ATGATATATCCATTAGAAAATTTAACATATACAGAATTTGAAAACCTTGTAGCACTAATATGTAGTGAGATTTTAGGAACAGGAACTGTAGTTTTTACTGATGGAAAAGACGGAGGAAGAGATGCTGAATTTAATGGGATAGCTAATAAATTTCCGAGTAAATCAAAACCATGGAGTGGAAAAGTTATTATTCAAGCAAAACACACTCAAAGAAACAATGCAAGTTGTTCAGAAAGCGACTTTCAAACAATTTTAAAGACAAGTGTGATTCCTGCTATTCAAAAATTAAAAGAGAGAAATAAAATAGATTTTTATTTGCTTTTTACCAACAGAAAACTAAGCGGTGTTCAGCATCCTAAAATTGAAGATATTTTTGATGGGAAAACAGAAATAGAGAATAGAGTAATTGGTTTAGAAACAATTGAACTTTGGTTAAAACAATACCCAACTATTGCAAAAACTTTAAATCTAAATAAACTTTTATTGCCTCTTAGTTTTGATGAAAATGACTTAAAAGAAATAATTAATTCTTTTAGTAAAATAGATAAGAAAAAAGGTAATTTGCCAGAAATTCCAGAAAGAGATATTGAAAAGAAAAATCAATTAAATAATTTGAGTAAAGAGTATTTTAACAATGTCATAAAAAAGAAACTCATTTATTTAGATCAAATCAGAGAATTTTTAATGGATCCTATCAACTCGGAATATCTGAATAAATATGAAAATACTATAGATGATATTAATGAAGAAATTATTGTACACCGAGACGATTTTGATAAATTTGATATGATTTTTAATTATTTATACAAGTTCATAATTGATAATAATCCCGAATTAAGTAACAATCGAAATTTGGTTCGCCTTTTTCTTCATTATATGTATTATAATTGTGATATTGGTATTAATGAATAA
- a CDS encoding SDR family NAD(P)-dependent oxidoreductase yields the protein MKTIFITGATSGIGKATAETFAKQGHRLIICGRRKEVLEQLQIELSNLTELYSLVFDVRNQEEVENAIHSLPQEWKNIDVLVNNAGNAHGLESISEGNIADWDAMMDGNVKGLLYVSQPIIKIMKARNTGHIINISSVAARQTYANGVVYCASKRAVDVISEGMRIELTEFGIKVTNIQPGAVETDFSKVRFKGDEQRAATVYAGYEALKAEDIADAISYCVNAPERVSIAELCIYPKAQAEPRTIFRK from the coding sequence ATGAAAACAATATTCATCACCGGTGCAACTTCAGGAATTGGAAAAGCTACCGCAGAAACTTTTGCTAAACAAGGTCATAGATTGATCATTTGTGGTCGTAGAAAAGAAGTTTTAGAGCAATTACAAATCGAATTAAGCAATTTAACAGAATTGTACAGTTTGGTTTTTGATGTAAGAAACCAAGAAGAAGTAGAAAATGCCATCCATTCACTTCCACAAGAATGGAAAAACATAGATGTTTTGGTGAATAATGCAGGAAACGCTCATGGATTAGAATCGATTTCCGAAGGAAATATTGCAGATTGGGATGCGATGATGGACGGAAATGTAAAAGGATTGCTCTATGTTTCTCAACCGATTATTAAAATCATGAAAGCGAGAAATACAGGTCATATCATCAATATTTCTTCGGTTGCTGCGAGACAAACGTATGCAAATGGTGTGGTATATTGCGCATCAAAACGCGCTGTAGACGTTATTTCCGAAGGAATGAGAATAGAACTTACAGAATTTGGAATCAAAGTGACTAATATCCAACCAGGAGCAGTAGAAACTGATTTTTCTAAAGTAAGATTCAAAGGAGATGAACAACGAGCTGCTACTGTTTATGCTGGTTATGAAGCACTAAAAGCAGAAGATATTGCAGATGCGATTTCGTATTGTGTAAATGCACCAGAAAGAGTTTCTATTGCAGAATTATGCATTTATCCAAAAGCACAAGCAGAACCGAGAACAATTTTTAGGAAGTAA